A single genomic interval of Streptomyces sp. 1222.5 harbors:
- a CDS encoding DsbA family protein — protein sequence MPETTTSTGRTPVDFWFDPLCPWAWMTSRWVLEVEKVRDIEVRWHIMSLAVLNENRLDELPEDYREMLTTKAWKAVRVVTAAWQKHGDDVLGPLYTALGTRFHNNGEGVTPEAIAGALADAGLPAELIDYAEQEDFEFDAELRASHKEGIEKVGQDVGTPVIAVPGPDGEQIAFFGPVVTPAPKGEEAARLWDGTLAVASVPGFYEIKRSRTKGPDFSNL from the coding sequence ATGCCCGAGACCACGACCTCGACCGGCAGGACCCCCGTCGACTTCTGGTTCGACCCGCTGTGCCCCTGGGCCTGGATGACCTCCCGGTGGGTGCTGGAGGTCGAGAAGGTCCGCGACATCGAGGTCCGCTGGCACATCATGAGCCTCGCCGTGCTCAACGAGAACCGGCTGGACGAGCTGCCCGAGGACTACCGGGAGATGCTCACCACCAAGGCGTGGAAGGCGGTGCGCGTGGTCACGGCGGCCTGGCAGAAGCACGGCGACGACGTGCTCGGCCCGCTCTACACCGCGCTCGGTACGCGCTTCCACAACAACGGCGAGGGCGTGACCCCGGAGGCCATCGCCGGCGCGCTCGCCGACGCGGGCCTGCCGGCCGAGCTGATCGACTATGCCGAGCAGGAGGACTTCGAGTTCGACGCCGAGCTGCGCGCCTCCCACAAGGAGGGCATCGAGAAGGTCGGCCAGGACGTCGGCACCCCGGTCATCGCGGTCCCGGGCCCGGACGGCGAGCAGATCGCCTTCTTCGGCCCGGTCGTCACCCCCGCCCCCAAGGGCGAGGAGGCGGCCCGCCTGTGGGACGGCACCCTCGCCGTGGCCTCCGTCCCGGGCTTCTACGAGATCAAGCGGTCCCGCACCAAGGGCCCGGACTTCAGCAACCTCTGA
- a CDS encoding amino acid permease, protein MPSSTKTGTPPQQREGASLSHGLKQRHLSMIALGGVIGAGLFVGSGAGIAAAGPSIVIAYTVSGLLVMLVMRMLGEMSAAYPSSGSFSAHAERAIGPWAGFAAGWSFWILLCTAVGLEGIGAAHIVSGWLPGTPEWLWVALFMVVFCGTNLAAVKNFGEFEFWFAALKVGAISLFLVLGVLAIAGVLPGTDAPGASNLTDFLPHGSNGLIIGLLASVFAYGGLETVTIAAAESEDPVKGVASAVRTAMWRIALFYIGSMAVVVTLVPWDSEEVVAKGPYVAALDHLGIPGAGQLMNVVVLVALLSAMNANIYGSSRIAYSLVQRGQGPRALGRLSGGVPRIAVLVSCVLGFVCVLLSYWRPDDVFKWLLNMIGAVILVVWIFIAVSQLLLRRRIEREAPERLVVRMWAFPYLTWVALAGMVAIFVLMARQPDTRVQLYSTGAMTLALAAAGYGWQRARAVR, encoded by the coding sequence ATGCCCAGCAGTACGAAGACCGGGACGCCCCCGCAGCAGCGGGAGGGCGCCTCCCTCTCCCACGGCCTCAAGCAGCGCCATCTGTCGATGATCGCCCTCGGCGGGGTGATCGGCGCGGGCCTGTTCGTCGGATCCGGAGCGGGCATCGCCGCCGCCGGACCGTCCATCGTGATCGCCTACACGGTCTCCGGCCTCCTGGTGATGCTGGTGATGCGGATGCTCGGCGAGATGTCGGCCGCCTACCCGTCCTCCGGGTCCTTCTCGGCACACGCCGAGCGGGCGATCGGCCCCTGGGCCGGCTTCGCCGCCGGCTGGTCCTTCTGGATCCTGCTGTGCACGGCCGTCGGCCTGGAGGGCATCGGCGCCGCGCACATCGTCTCCGGCTGGCTGCCCGGCACCCCGGAGTGGCTGTGGGTCGCGCTGTTCATGGTGGTGTTCTGCGGGACGAACCTGGCCGCCGTGAAGAACTTCGGCGAGTTCGAGTTCTGGTTCGCCGCGCTGAAGGTCGGCGCGATCAGCCTCTTCCTGGTCCTCGGCGTGCTGGCCATCGCCGGTGTGCTGCCGGGCACGGACGCCCCGGGCGCCTCGAACCTGACGGACTTCCTCCCGCACGGCAGCAACGGCCTGATCATCGGCCTGCTCGCGTCGGTCTTCGCGTACGGCGGCCTGGAGACGGTCACCATCGCCGCGGCCGAGTCCGAGGACCCGGTCAAGGGCGTGGCGTCCGCCGTCCGTACGGCGATGTGGCGCATCGCGCTGTTCTACATCGGCTCCATGGCGGTCGTCGTGACCCTGGTCCCGTGGGACTCCGAGGAGGTCGTGGCGAAGGGCCCGTACGTCGCCGCCCTCGACCACCTGGGGATTCCCGGCGCCGGCCAGCTGATGAACGTGGTCGTGCTGGTGGCCCTGCTGTCCGCGATGAACGCCAACATCTACGGCTCCTCGCGCATCGCCTACTCCCTGGTGCAGCGCGGACAGGGTCCGCGGGCGCTGGGGAGGCTGTCCGGCGGGGTCCCGCGGATCGCGGTGCTCGTCTCCTGCGTGCTGGGCTTCGTCTGTGTGCTGCTCAGCTACTGGCGGCCGGACGACGTCTTCAAGTGGCTGCTGAACATGATCGGCGCGGTGATCCTGGTCGTCTGGATCTTCATCGCGGTCTCCCAGCTGCTGCTCCGCCGCCGGATCGAGCGGGAGGCGCCGGAGAGGCTGGTCGTGCGGATGTGGGCGTTCCCGTACCTCACCTGGGTGGCGCTCGCGGGCATGGTCGCGATCTTCGTCCTCATGGCCCGCCAGCCCGACACCCGGGTGCAGCTCTACTCCACGGGCGCCATGACCCTGGCGCTGGCGGCGGCCGGCTACGGCTGGCAGCGGGCCCGCGCCGTCCGCTGA
- a CDS encoding ABC transporter ATP-binding protein, whose protein sequence is MAPHTEQLTRPTVRIQGLTRSFGGRTVLDGIDLDLPAGQFTALLGHSGSGKSTLLRAIAGLDHGVVGDGRLTAPERVSVVFQDSRLLPWRRVLANVLLGLDGKDAEERGRAALTEVGLGGRERAWPGELSGGEAQRAALARSLVREPELLLADEPFGALDALTRIRMHHLLRELWKRHRPSVLLVTHDVDEAIVLADRVLVLEKGRIGLDLAIDHGRSRDEYRSRLLAALGVTEDAG, encoded by the coding sequence GTGGCGCCGCACACTGAGCAGCTGACCCGGCCCACCGTCCGGATCCAGGGCCTGACCCGCTCCTTCGGGGGCCGCACCGTCCTCGACGGCATCGACCTCGATCTGCCCGCCGGACAGTTCACGGCCCTGCTCGGGCACAGCGGCTCGGGCAAGTCCACCCTGCTGCGGGCGATCGCCGGCCTGGACCACGGGGTCGTCGGCGACGGGCGGCTCACCGCGCCCGAGCGGGTGTCGGTGGTGTTCCAGGACTCCCGGCTGCTGCCCTGGCGCCGGGTGCTGGCGAACGTCCTCCTGGGGCTCGACGGCAAGGACGCCGAGGAACGCGGCAGGGCGGCGCTGACGGAGGTCGGACTGGGCGGCCGTGAGCGGGCCTGGCCGGGCGAACTGTCCGGCGGCGAGGCGCAGCGTGCCGCGCTCGCCCGCTCCCTGGTCCGCGAGCCCGAACTGCTGCTCGCCGACGAGCCGTTCGGCGCGCTCGACGCGCTCACCCGGATCCGGATGCACCACCTGCTGCGCGAACTGTGGAAGCGCCACCGGCCGTCCGTGCTGCTCGTCACCCACGACGTGGACGAGGCGATCGTGCTCGCCGACCGCGTCCTCGTCCTGGAGAAGGGCCGGATCGGCCTCGACCTGGCCATCGACCACGGGCGCTCGCGCGACGAGTACCGGTCGCGGCTGCTCGCCGCGCTGGGCGTCACGGAGGACGCCGGCTGA
- a CDS encoding ABC transporter permease, translating into MSAVTTTTTAVAAPEAAELPQVRRRRRLSPGRRLPATRLSGPLLLFALWAAASAAGTLDTGAIPAPWTVLRTAGHLWTDGTLPTDVLTSLERAAYGFAIGLTAGVLLALASGLSRTGEALIDGTVQLNRAIPTLGLIPLFILWLGIGETFKIAIIAIVVYIPIYLNTHAALSGIDSRFVELAEAQGLSRLAFVRQVVIPGALPGFFVGLRLGVTGSWLGLVVLEQINATSGLGYMMFQAQNYGQTDVILVGLLIYGVFGLISDSAVRLVERRVLSWRRTLSS; encoded by the coding sequence GTGAGCGCCGTGACCACGACGACGACCGCCGTGGCGGCGCCCGAAGCCGCCGAACTCCCCCAGGTGCGCCGGCGCAGGCGCCTGTCCCCCGGCCGGCGGCTGCCCGCCACCCGGCTCTCCGGCCCGCTGCTGCTGTTCGCCCTGTGGGCCGCGGCCTCGGCCGCCGGGACCCTGGACACGGGGGCGATCCCGGCGCCCTGGACAGTGCTGAGAACCGCCGGGCACCTGTGGACGGACGGCACGCTGCCCACGGATGTGCTGACCTCCCTGGAACGCGCCGCGTACGGCTTCGCCATCGGCCTGACCGCGGGCGTGCTGCTCGCGCTGGCCTCCGGCCTCAGCCGGACCGGTGAGGCGCTGATCGACGGAACCGTCCAGCTCAACCGGGCGATCCCCACCCTCGGTCTGATCCCGCTGTTCATCCTCTGGCTGGGCATCGGGGAGACCTTCAAGATCGCCATCATCGCGATCGTCGTCTACATCCCGATCTACCTGAACACGCATGCCGCGCTGTCCGGCATCGACAGCCGCTTCGTCGAACTCGCCGAGGCACAGGGCCTGTCGAGGCTCGCCTTCGTCCGCCAGGTCGTGATCCCCGGCGCGCTGCCCGGCTTCTTCGTGGGACTCCGGCTCGGCGTGACCGGCTCCTGGCTGGGGCTGGTGGTCCTGGAGCAGATCAACGCCACCAGCGGCCTGGGCTACATGATGTTCCAGGCTCAGAACTACGGCCAGACCGACGTCATCCTGGTCGGCCTGCTGATCTACGGCGTCTTCGGCCTGATCTCCGACAGCGCGGTCCGTCTCGTCGAACGGAGGGTGCTGTCGTGGCGCCGCACACTGAGCAGCTGA
- the pepN gene encoding aminopeptidase N produces the protein MPGENLSRDEARERAALLSVDGYDVSLDLRSAVGDGDAEPRTFRSVTTIRFRCNEPGTSSFADLIAPSVTAVSLNGKDLDPSEVFDGSRIALEDLAADNELVVDAQCAYSRTGEGMHRFVDPEDGEVYLYTQYEPADARRVFANFEQPDLKAPYRFEVRAPEGWTAWSNGAGELVDGVWRFTETKPISTYITCVVAGPYHYVTDSYSRTFEDGTKLEIPLGAMCRKGLAPHFDADDVFLVTKQGLDFFHDHFDYPYPFGKYDQAFVPEYNLGAMENPGLVTFREEYIFRGKVTQASYEARANVILHEMAHMWFGDLVTMEWWDDLWLKESFADFMGTFANVGATRFRDAWITFANRRKAWAYRADQLPSTHPITADIRDLEDAKLNFDGITYAKGASVLKQLVAYVGQDAFLEGARRYFKRNAYGNTRLGDLLSVLAETSGRDMTAWSASWLQTAGVNSLTPQVLLDTEGGRIAELAILQEAAETHPELRPHRVAVGLYRRTPEGALERYARVETDVDGPRTVVAELAGSQAPELVLVNDDDLTYCKIRFDETSLATLRTHLGALTDPLARALCWSALWNLTRDALLPARDFVDLVLRFAGRESDIGVLQMLHAWADSALVHYAAPGWREAGGRLLAEGALRELRAAGAGSEHQLAWARFFASVASAEPDLALLKDLLDGTTAIEGLAVDQELRWAFLEPLAAHGVADEGVLAAELARDDTASGKRHQVRCLAARPSAAVKAQAWAQVVESDALSNALVEATIAGFGRPSQRELTAPYTQLYFAAIERVWRERSIQIGMDVVRGLFPSHQDRAETLDATDVWLDAHREAAPALRRLVLEARDDLARALRAQECDATA, from the coding sequence GTGCCCGGTGAGAATCTGTCCCGCGACGAGGCCCGGGAGCGGGCCGCACTGCTGTCCGTCGACGGGTACGACGTGTCCCTGGACCTGAGGTCCGCCGTGGGCGACGGGGACGCCGAGCCGCGCACCTTCCGCTCGGTGACCACGATCCGGTTCCGCTGCAACGAGCCGGGCACGTCGAGCTTCGCCGACCTGATCGCGCCGAGCGTGACCGCCGTCTCGCTCAACGGCAAGGACCTGGACCCGAGCGAGGTCTTCGACGGCTCCCGGATCGCGCTGGAGGACCTGGCCGCCGACAACGAGCTGGTGGTGGACGCGCAGTGCGCCTACTCGCGCACCGGCGAGGGCATGCACCGGTTCGTCGATCCCGAGGACGGCGAGGTCTACCTCTACACGCAGTACGAGCCGGCCGACGCGCGCCGGGTCTTCGCGAACTTCGAGCAGCCCGACCTCAAGGCGCCCTACCGCTTCGAGGTGCGGGCGCCGGAGGGCTGGACGGCGTGGAGCAACGGCGCGGGCGAACTCGTGGACGGCGTCTGGCGGTTCACGGAGACCAAGCCGATCTCCACGTACATCACCTGTGTCGTCGCGGGCCCGTACCACTACGTGACGGACTCCTACTCCCGCACCTTCGAGGACGGGACGAAGCTGGAGATCCCGCTGGGCGCGATGTGCCGCAAGGGCCTCGCCCCGCACTTCGACGCCGACGACGTCTTCCTGGTCACCAAGCAGGGCCTGGACTTCTTCCACGACCACTTCGACTACCCGTACCCGTTCGGGAAGTACGACCAGGCGTTCGTACCCGAGTACAACCTGGGCGCGATGGAGAACCCGGGCCTGGTGACCTTCCGCGAGGAGTACATCTTCCGCGGGAAGGTGACGCAGGCGTCGTACGAGGCGCGGGCCAACGTCATCCTGCACGAGATGGCGCACATGTGGTTCGGCGACCTGGTCACCATGGAGTGGTGGGACGACCTGTGGCTGAAGGAGTCCTTCGCGGACTTCATGGGCACGTTCGCCAACGTCGGCGCGACCCGCTTCCGGGACGCCTGGATCACCTTCGCCAACCGCCGCAAGGCGTGGGCGTACCGCGCGGACCAGCTGCCGTCCACCCACCCGATCACGGCGGACATCCGTGACCTGGAGGACGCCAAGCTGAACTTCGACGGCATCACCTACGCCAAGGGCGCCTCGGTGCTCAAGCAGCTGGTGGCGTACGTCGGCCAGGACGCGTTCCTCGAGGGCGCCCGGCGCTACTTCAAGCGCAACGCGTACGGCAACACGCGCCTCGGCGACCTGCTGTCGGTGCTGGCGGAGACCAGCGGGCGGGACATGACCGCGTGGTCGGCCTCCTGGCTCCAGACGGCGGGGGTGAACTCGCTGACCCCGCAGGTGCTGCTGGACACCGAGGGCGGCCGGATCGCCGAGCTGGCCATTCTGCAGGAGGCCGCGGAGACGCACCCGGAGCTGCGCCCGCACCGGGTCGCGGTGGGCCTGTACCGCCGGACGCCCGAGGGCGCGCTGGAGCGGTACGCGCGCGTGGAGACGGACGTGGACGGCCCGCGCACGGTCGTGGCGGAGCTGGCGGGGTCCCAGGCGCCGGAGCTGGTGCTGGTCAACGACGACGACCTGACCTACTGCAAGATCCGTTTCGACGAGACCTCACTGGCCACGCTGCGCACGCACCTGGGCGCGCTGACCGACCCGCTGGCCCGTGCGCTGTGCTGGTCGGCGCTGTGGAACCTGACCCGGGACGCGCTGCTGCCGGCGCGGGACTTCGTCGATCTCGTCCTGCGGTTCGCGGGCCGCGAGTCGGACATCGGCGTGCTGCAGATGCTGCACGCCTGGGCCGACTCGGCGCTCGTGCACTACGCGGCGCCCGGGTGGCGGGAGGCCGGCGGCCGGCTGCTGGCCGAGGGGGCGCTGCGGGAGCTGCGGGCGGCCGGCGCGGGCAGTGAGCACCAGCTGGCCTGGGCCCGGTTCTTCGCGTCCGTCGCGTCCGCCGAGCCGGACCTCGCGCTGCTGAAGGACCTGCTGGACGGGACGACGGCGATCGAGGGCCTGGCCGTGGACCAGGAGCTGCGCTGGGCGTTCCTGGAGCCGCTGGCCGCGCACGGGGTGGCCGACGAGGGGGTCCTGGCGGCCGAACTGGCACGTGACGACACGGCCTCCGGCAAGCGGCACCAGGTGCGCTGCCTCGCGGCCCGCCCGTCGGCGGCGGTCAAGGCGCAGGCGTGGGCGCAGGTGGTGGAGTCCGACGCGCTGTCGAACGCGCTGGTGGAGGCGACGATCGCGGGCTTCGGCCGGCCCTCGCAGCGGGAGCTGACCGCGCCGTACACGCAGTTGTACTTCGCGGCGATCGAGCGGGTCTGGCGGGAGCGGTCGATCCAGATCGGCATGGACGTGGTCCGGGGTCTGTTCCCGTCCCACCAGGACCGTGCGGAGACGCTCGACGCGACGGACGTGTGGCTGGACGCGCACCGGGAGGCCGCGCCGGCGCTGCGGCGGCTGGTGCTGGAGGCGCGGGACGACCTGGCGCGGGCGCTGCGCGCACAGGAGTGCGACGCGACGGCCTGA
- a CDS encoding TauD/TfdA family dioxygenase, whose product MSIEITKVTARIGAQVSGVDVSAPLAPEEVAAIREALNVHKALVFDAGTLDDAGQQAFARHFGDLTTAHPTVGAVDDAPNVLPVDSERGRANHWHTDVTFVLNPPQASTLRSITVPPYGGETLIANAAAAYRDLPEPLRRLADTLWAEHTNDYDYAVPDEDVDEDKAAQRAQFTSIKYRTAHPVVRVHPLTGERGLFIGGFAQRIAGLSVGESRKVLDLLQAYVTRPENVLRHRWSENQLVLFDNRITQHYAIDNYDGRPRRLHRVTVAGDVPVGIEGKESYSIEGDASHYTPVAVAA is encoded by the coding sequence ATGTCAATCGAGATCACCAAGGTCACCGCACGCATCGGCGCGCAGGTCTCCGGCGTCGACGTCTCCGCGCCGCTCGCCCCGGAGGAGGTCGCCGCGATCCGCGAGGCCCTGAACGTGCACAAGGCGCTCGTCTTCGACGCCGGCACCCTGGACGACGCCGGCCAGCAGGCCTTCGCCCGCCACTTCGGCGACCTGACCACCGCGCACCCGACGGTCGGCGCGGTCGACGACGCCCCGAACGTGCTGCCGGTCGACAGCGAGCGGGGCCGCGCCAACCACTGGCACACCGACGTCACCTTCGTCCTCAACCCGCCGCAGGCCAGCACCCTGCGCTCGATCACCGTCCCGCCGTACGGCGGCGAGACCCTGATCGCGAACGCGGCGGCCGCCTACCGCGACCTGCCGGAGCCGCTGCGGCGCCTCGCCGACACCCTGTGGGCGGAGCACACCAACGACTACGACTACGCGGTGCCGGACGAGGACGTCGACGAGGACAAGGCGGCCCAGCGGGCGCAGTTCACGTCCATCAAGTACCGCACCGCCCACCCGGTGGTGCGCGTCCACCCGCTGACCGGCGAGCGGGGACTGTTCATCGGCGGGTTCGCGCAGCGGATCGCCGGCCTGTCGGTGGGCGAGTCCCGCAAGGTCCTCGACCTGTTGCAGGCGTACGTCACCCGGCCGGAGAACGTGCTGCGCCACCGCTGGTCGGAGAACCAGCTCGTCCTCTTCGACAACCGCATCACCCAGCACTACGCCATCGACAACTACGACGGCCGGCCGCGCCGTCTGCACCGGGTGACCGTCGCCGGTGACGTCCCGGTGGGCATCGAGGGCAAGGAGAGCTACTCGATCGAGGGGGACGCGTCCCACTACACGCCGGTGGCCGTCGCCGCGTAA
- a CDS encoding superoxide dismutase yields the protein MPVYTLPDLPYDYAALAPVISPEIIELHHDKHHAAYVKGANDTLEQLAEARDRETWGSINGLEKNLAFHLSGHILHSIYWQNMTGPKEGGGEPLAADGVGELAEAIRESFGSFAAFKAQLSKAAATTQGSGWGVLAHEPLSGRLIVEQVYDHQGNVGQGSVPILVFDAWEHAFYLQYRNQKVDFVDAMWEVVNWQDVGRRYEAAKSRADVLLLAP from the coding sequence ATGCCCGTCTACACGCTGCCCGACCTGCCCTACGACTACGCGGCGCTCGCGCCCGTGATCAGCCCCGAGATCATCGAGCTGCACCACGACAAGCACCACGCGGCCTATGTGAAGGGCGCCAACGACACGCTGGAGCAGCTCGCCGAGGCGCGGGACAGGGAGACGTGGGGCTCGATCAACGGGCTGGAGAAGAACCTGGCCTTCCACCTCTCCGGGCACATCCTGCACAGCATCTACTGGCAGAACATGACCGGTCCCAAGGAGGGCGGCGGCGAGCCCCTCGCGGCCGACGGCGTGGGTGAGCTGGCCGAGGCGATCAGGGAGTCCTTCGGCTCGTTCGCCGCCTTCAAGGCACAGCTGTCCAAGGCCGCCGCCACCACCCAGGGTTCGGGGTGGGGGGTGCTCGCCCATGAACCGCTGAGCGGCCGGCTGATCGTGGAGCAGGTCTACGACCACCAGGGCAACGTCGGCCAGGGATCGGTCCCGATCCTCGTCTTCGACGCCTGGGAGCACGCCTTCTACCTGCAGTACCGCAACCAGAAGGTCGACTTCGTCGACGCCATGTGGGAGGTCGTGAACTGGCAGGACGTGGGCCGCCGGTACGAGGCCGCCAAGTCCCGCGCGGACGTCCTGCTGCTCGCGCCCTGA
- a CDS encoding LLM class flavin-dependent oxidoreductase, with product MTRQLHLNAFLMNTGHHEASWRLPESDPYAHTDLAHYVHLARIAERGAFDSLFLADGPQLWNNLAQRPAGALEPLTLLTALAAATEHIGLIATASTSYNSPYNLARRFASLDIISGGRAGWNIVTTAGAEAARNFGLDAEPAHAERYARAAEFLDVSLKLWDSWEDDAIVADKAAGVWGDDGKIHPPRHRGTYFSVAGALNVPRSPQGYPLLVQAGSSEDGKAFAARYAEAVFTAQQTLADAQAFYADLKSRTAQAGRDPGHIKVLPGIVPVLGSTQAEARAAEQLLEDHIVYDHGVGRLESLLQLEPGSLELDAPLPADLPPESAVEGAKSRYTLVVELARRERLTVRQLIGRLGGGRGHLTFAGTPEQVADKIETWFTRGAADGFNIMPAVLPSGLDAFVEHVVPLLRARGLLRTGYGPRRTLRERYGLPRPANQYLTPAFA from the coding sequence ATGACCCGGCAACTCCATCTCAACGCGTTCCTGATGAACACCGGCCATCACGAGGCCTCGTGGCGGCTCCCGGAGAGCGACCCGTACGCCCACACCGACCTCGCGCACTACGTGCACCTCGCCCGGATCGCCGAGCGCGGCGCCTTCGACTCGCTCTTCCTCGCCGACGGCCCCCAGCTGTGGAACAACCTCGCCCAGCGGCCGGCCGGCGCCCTGGAACCGCTCACCCTGCTGACCGCGCTGGCCGCGGCCACCGAGCACATCGGGCTGATCGCCACCGCCTCGACCTCCTACAACTCCCCCTACAACCTGGCCCGCAGGTTCGCCTCGCTGGACATCATCAGCGGCGGCCGGGCCGGCTGGAACATCGTCACCACCGCCGGCGCCGAGGCGGCCCGCAACTTCGGTCTGGACGCCGAGCCCGCGCACGCCGAGCGGTACGCCCGCGCCGCCGAATTCCTGGACGTGTCCCTGAAACTGTGGGACAGCTGGGAGGACGACGCGATCGTCGCCGACAAGGCGGCCGGTGTCTGGGGCGACGACGGCAAGATCCACCCGCCCCGGCACCGGGGCACGTACTTCAGCGTCGCGGGCGCCCTCAACGTGCCCCGCTCCCCGCAGGGTTACCCGCTGCTGGTGCAGGCCGGCTCCTCCGAGGACGGCAAGGCGTTCGCCGCCCGGTACGCGGAAGCGGTGTTCACCGCGCAGCAGACCCTCGCCGACGCGCAGGCCTTCTACGCCGACCTCAAGTCCCGTACCGCGCAGGCCGGACGCGACCCCGGACACATCAAGGTGCTGCCCGGCATCGTCCCCGTGCTCGGGTCCACGCAGGCCGAGGCGCGGGCGGCCGAGCAGCTGCTGGAGGACCACATCGTGTACGACCACGGGGTGGGCCGGCTGGAGAGCCTGCTGCAACTGGAGCCCGGTTCCCTGGAGCTGGACGCCCCGCTGCCCGCCGACCTGCCGCCCGAGTCCGCCGTCGAGGGCGCCAAGAGCCGCTACACGCTCGTCGTGGAGCTGGCCCGGCGCGAGCGGCTCACTGTACGACAGCTGATCGGCCGGCTCGGCGGCGGACGCGGCCACCTCACCTTCGCCGGGACGCCCGAACAGGTCGCCGACAAGATCGAGACCTGGTTCACCCGGGGAGCCGCCGACGGCTTCAACATCATGCCCGCCGTACTGCCCTCCGGCCTGGACGCCTTCGTCGAGCACGTCGTACCGCTCCTGCGCGCCCGCGGCCTGCTGCGCACCGGGTACGGCCCCCGCCGGACCCTGCGGGAGCGCTACGGCCTGCCCCGCCCCGCCAACCAGTACCTGACCCCCGCGTTCGCCTGA
- a CDS encoding ABC transporter substrate-binding protein produces MHRRVFLTSLLGASAAAAGLSGCAKGDASAAAKGAATEPLADKVPAGTSLRIASYQDVQQLQFRLAKLPRLPFTVSSWVNIGAGPDVINAFRAKSLDLSNNAGIPPIQAHYQGFDAKIVAIDLTRRPNYLFATKPGSDIRTVRDFKGRRLAFSQGQAQGVVLLRALKQAGLEYDEVKLVPLTSNQFLTALQSGQVDVAPLANSQAPAYLKQYRGKGARTIETDVVDLLNLLWAPQSVLNDPAKAAAIAAYIPAWAKGQVWQYEHPDAWNEEFYVKTQNLTPEQAKSITELANKPLFPPSWDEAIKWEQETADLLAEGGFVKKFDVSSLFDHRFESLAARAVPAEYRR; encoded by the coding sequence ATGCACCGTCGTGTGTTTCTCACTTCCCTGCTCGGCGCGTCCGCCGCCGCCGCGGGACTCAGCGGATGCGCCAAGGGCGACGCGTCCGCCGCCGCCAAGGGGGCGGCGACCGAGCCGCTGGCCGACAAGGTGCCGGCCGGCACCAGCCTGAGGATCGCCTCGTACCAGGACGTGCAGCAACTACAGTTCCGGCTGGCCAAGTTGCCCAGACTGCCGTTCACGGTGTCCAGCTGGGTGAACATCGGCGCGGGACCCGACGTCATCAACGCCTTCCGCGCCAAGTCCCTGGACCTCTCCAACAACGCGGGCATCCCGCCGATACAGGCGCACTACCAGGGCTTCGACGCGAAGATCGTGGCGATCGACCTCACCCGCAGGCCCAACTACCTCTTCGCCACCAAGCCCGGCAGCGACATCCGCACGGTGCGGGACTTCAAGGGCAGGAGGCTCGCCTTCTCGCAGGGGCAGGCCCAGGGTGTCGTACTGCTGCGGGCGCTGAAGCAGGCGGGCCTGGAGTACGACGAGGTGAAGCTGGTCCCGCTGACCAGCAACCAGTTCCTGACCGCCCTGCAGTCCGGCCAGGTGGACGTGGCCCCGCTCGCCAACAGCCAGGCGCCCGCGTATCTGAAGCAGTACCGGGGCAAGGGCGCCCGCACCATCGAGACCGACGTCGTCGACCTGCTCAACCTGCTGTGGGCGCCGCAGTCGGTGCTGAACGATCCGGCGAAGGCCGCCGCGATCGCCGCCTACATCCCCGCGTGGGCCAAGGGCCAGGTGTGGCAGTACGAACACCCGGACGCGTGGAACGAGGAGTTCTACGTCAAGACGCAGAACCTGACCCCGGAGCAGGCGAAGTCCATCACCGAGCTCGCCAACAAGCCGCTGTTCCCGCCCAGCTGGGACGAGGCGATCAAGTGGGAGCAGGAGACCGCCGACCTGCTCGCCGAGGGCGGGTTCGTGAAGAAGTTCGACGTCTCCTCCCTGTTCGACCACCGCTTCGAGTCCCTCGCCGCCAGGGCCGTACCGGCGGAGTACCGGAGGTGA